One Centroberyx gerrardi isolate f3 chromosome 6, fCenGer3.hap1.cur.20231027, whole genome shotgun sequence genomic region harbors:
- the LOC139920149 gene encoding uncharacterized protein LOC139920149 isoform X3 — MESSRPKAPGGADGGGGAGQPVLVLTGGVQPAAAAGQPADLGKLDGDKSEPKYPAGAGDGQELYSFDSSLSSSDSEDEGIGKKEKKKKKLKKKKKKKKDSSSSSSSSSSSSSSSSSSSSSSSSSSSSSDSDSEDEKKKKKKKKEKTKQKDEEKEFVWDAVVIPQAGPDGELEPISTEGMKVSKKSISSDADDKKKEKKKKKKKDKKKKKKKKKDSSSSSSDSSSSDSEDEKKKKKKKKKKKKKKKKKKKKDSSSSSSDSSSSSSSSSDSEDDKKKKKKKKKKTKKKKKKKDSSSSSSDSDKDKKKKDKKKKKKKDKDEKKGEEKDEQEKDELSSAAALSAAGGESAGPSGDGDKKKDDDKLKKDKAKEDGKLDSEFTADGMEEGHLSDDEGEGGMDKDKDKKKKLKKKKKDSGSGSSSDSDDDKKDKKKKKKKKKEKDSSCSSSSSSDSSSSDSEDEKKKKKKKKKMKKKKDKDSSSSSSSSSSDSEDDKKKKKKKKKKDSSSDDSSSSSSSSSSDSDDDKKKDKKKKDKKKKKKDKKKDSDSDSDDDKKKKKKDKKKKKKKKKEDSSDSDDDKKKKKKKKDKKKKKKKDDSSSSSSSSSDSSSDDDKKKKKKKKDKKKKKKKDKKKDSDSSSSDDDKKKKKKKKKKKEKKKKKKKDSSSSSSSSSDSSSGSDKENKKDKKKKKKKSSGSSGSEKDEKKKKDGPEESVEPKTEGSLPVGGESSAAGSSSTSSSKPSSSSSKPSSSSSKPSSSSSKPSSSTSVVSSVSFPSKPVLKLEPLNPPADSKPSRFESVIGPSGSRLSPSDRRDPVRRPLSPMESLIGSPRRLGDPGSRTTTHLTSSDLLRGPKPYQQ; from the exons ATGGAGTCCAGCCGACCCAAAG CTCCAGGCGGAgcagatggaggtggaggtgcaGGCCAGCCAGTGCTGGTCCTTACAGGTGGAGTGCAGCCGGCAGCTGCGGCAGGCCAGCCTGCCGACCTGGGCAAGCTGGATGGAGACAAGAGTGAGCCCAAATACCCTGCAGGGGCAGGAGACGGACAG GAGCTGTACTCATTTGAcagctctctgtcctcctcagaCAGCGAGGATGAGGGGATAggcaagaaggagaagaaaaagaagaaactaaagaagaagaagaagaagaagaag GATTCCAGCtcgtcttcatcttcctcctcctcatcatcttcttcctcctcctcctcctcctcctcctcctcttcctctagcaGCTCTTCAGACAGCGACAGTGAG gatgagaagaagaagaagaaaaagaaaaaggagaagacaaagcaaaaggatgaggagaaggagTTTGTCTGGGACGCCGTTGTCATACCTCAGGCTG GTCCAGATGGCGAGCTGGAACCGATATCTACAGAAGGCATGAAGGTAAGCAAG AAGTCCATCTCATCAGACGCAGATgacaagaagaaagagaaaaagaagaagaagaagaaggacaagaagaagaagaagaagaagaagaag GATTCCAGCTCCTCCTCATCTGACAGCTCATCCTCAGACAGTGAggatgaaaagaagaagaagaagaagaaaaagaagaagaagaagaagaagaagaagaagaagaagaag GACTCCAGCTCCTCTTCTTCAGAtagctcttcctcttcatcctcctcttctgacAGCGAAgatgacaagaagaaaaagaagaagaagaaaaagaagacaaagaagaagaagaagaagaag GATTCTAGCTCTTCATCCTCTGACAGCGacaaagacaagaagaagaaggacaagaaaaagaagaagaagaaggataaggATGAGAAAAAG ggagaagagaaggatgaACAGGAGAAGGATGAGCTCAgcagtgctgctgctctgtcagcTGCTG GTGGTGAGAGTGCAGGGCCAAGTGGCGATGGAGATAAAAAGAAAGACGATGACAAG CTCAAGAAGGACAaagcaaaagaagatggcaaaCTGGACTCTGAATTCACTG CTGATGGTATGGAGGAGGGACACCTGAGTGATgatgagggagaaggagggatggacaAAGAcaaggacaagaagaagaagttgaagaagaagaaaaag GATTCTGGTTCTGGATCTTCTTCTGACAGCGATGATgacaaaaaagacaagaaaaagaaaaagaagaagaagaaggaaaag gattcctcctgctcctcctcttcctcctctgacaGCTCCTCCTCAGACAGTGAagatgagaaaaagaagaagaagaagaaaaagaagatgaagaagaagaaggataag gattccagctcttcttcctcttcctcctcttctgatAGCGAAgatgacaagaagaagaaaaagaaaaagaagaag AAGGACAGCTCTTCTGATGacagctcctcttcctcctcttcctcctcctctgatagtgatgatgacaag aaaaaggacaaaaagaagaaagataagaaaaagaagaagaaggataagaagAAG GATTCTGACTCTGACAGCGACGATgataagaagaaaaagaagaaggataagaagaagaagaagaaaaagaagaaggag GACTCATCCGACAGTGACGAcgataagaagaagaagaagaagaagaaagacaagaagaaaaagaaaaagaaggat gattcttcttcttcgtcttcttcttcctctgatTCTTCTAGTGATgatgacaagaagaaaaagaagaagaagaaagataagaagaagaagaaaaagaaagacaagaaaaag GATTCAGATTCTTCTAGCAGCGATGATgataagaaaaagaagaagaagaagaagaagaagaaggagaaaaagaagaagaaaaagaag GACTCGAGCTCAAGTTCATCAAGCTCATCTGACAGTTCCAGCGGCAGTGACAAGGAGAACAAaaaggacaagaagaagaagaagaaaaag AGTTCAGGCTCATCAGGGAGTGAAAAGGacgagaagaaaaagaaa GATGGCCCTGAGGAAAGTGTGGAGCCAAAGACGGAGGGTTCGCTCCCCGTCGGCGGTGAAAGCTCAGCcgccggcagcagcagcacctccagctccaagcccagcagcagcagctccaagcccagcagcagcagctccaagcccagcagcagcagctccaagcccagcagcagcacttcGGTCGTCTCCTCCGTATCGTTCCCCTCCAAACCCGTCCTGAAGCTGGAGCCTCTGAATCCCCCGGCCGACTCCAAGCCTTCCCGATTCGAGTCTGTGATAGGCCCCTCCGGCTCCAGGCTGAGTCCCTCTGACCGAAGAGACCCCGTCCGCCGGCCCCTCAGCCCCATGGAGTCCTTGATAGGGAGCCCAAGGAGGCTGGGAGACCCAGGGAGCCGCACCACCACCCACCTCACCTCTAGTGATCTACTAAGAGGCCCCAAGCCTTACCAGCAGTGA
- the LOC139920149 gene encoding uncharacterized protein LOC139920149 isoform X6 produces the protein MESSRPKAPGGADGGGGAGQPVLVLTGGVQPAAAAGQPADLGKLDGDKSEPKYPAGAGDGQELYSFDSSLSSSDSEDEGIGKKEKKKKKLKKKKKKKKDSSSSSSSSSSSSSSSSSSSSSSSSSSSSSDSDSEDEKKKKKKKKEKTKQKDEEKEFVWDAVVIPQAGPDGELEPISTEGMKVSKKSISSDADDKKKEKKKKKKKDKKKKKKKKKDSSSSSSDSSSSDSEDEKKKKKKKKKKKKKDSSSSSSDSSSSSSSSSDSEDDKKKKKKKKKKTKKKKKKKDSSSSSSDSDKDKKKKDKKKKKKKDKDEKKGEEKDEQEKDELSSAAALSAAGGESAGPSGDGDKKKDDDKLKKDKAKEDGKLDSEFTADGMEEGHLSDDEGEGGMDKDKDKKKKLKKKKKDSGSGSSSDSDDDKKDKKKKKKKKKEKDSSCSSSSSSDSSSSDSEDEKKKKKKKKKMKKKKDKDSSSSSSSSSSDSEDDKKKKKKKKKKDSSSDDSSSSSSSSSSDSDDDKKKKKDKKKKDKKKKKKDKKKDSDSDSDDDKKKKKKDKKKKKKKKKEDSSDSDDDKKKKKKKKDKKKKKKKDDSSSSSSSSSDSSSDDDKKKKKKKKDKKKKKKKDKKKDSDSSSSDDDKKKKKKKKKKKEKKKKKKKDSSSSSSSSSDSSSGSDKENKKDKKKKKKKSSGSSGSEKDEKKKKDGPEESVEPKTEGSLPVGGESSAAGSSSTSSSKPSSSSSKPSSSSSKPSSSSSKPSSSTSVVSSVSFPSKPVLKLEPLNPPADSKPSRFESVIGPSGSRLSPSDRRDPVRRPLSPMESLIGSPRRLGDPGSRTTTHLTSSDLLRGPKPYQQ, from the exons ATGGAGTCCAGCCGACCCAAAG CTCCAGGCGGAgcagatggaggtggaggtgcaGGCCAGCCAGTGCTGGTCCTTACAGGTGGAGTGCAGCCGGCAGCTGCGGCAGGCCAGCCTGCCGACCTGGGCAAGCTGGATGGAGACAAGAGTGAGCCCAAATACCCTGCAGGGGCAGGAGACGGACAG GAGCTGTACTCATTTGAcagctctctgtcctcctcagaCAGCGAGGATGAGGGGATAggcaagaaggagaagaaaaagaagaaactaaagaagaagaagaagaagaagaag GATTCCAGCtcgtcttcatcttcctcctcctcatcatcttcttcctcctcctcctcctcctcctcctcctcttcctctagcaGCTCTTCAGACAGCGACAGTGAG gatgagaagaagaagaagaaaaagaaaaaggagaagacaaagcaaaaggatgaggagaaggagTTTGTCTGGGACGCCGTTGTCATACCTCAGGCTG GTCCAGATGGCGAGCTGGAACCGATATCTACAGAAGGCATGAAGGTAAGCAAG AAGTCCATCTCATCAGACGCAGATgacaagaagaaagagaaaaagaagaagaagaagaaggacaagaagaagaagaagaagaagaagaag GATTCCAGCTCCTCCTCATCTGACAGCTCATCCTCAGACAGTGAggatgaaaagaagaagaagaagaagaaaaagaagaagaagaagaag GACTCCAGCTCCTCTTCTTCAGAtagctcttcctcttcatcctcctcttctgacAGCGAAgatgacaagaagaaaaagaagaagaagaaaaagaagacaaagaagaagaagaagaagaag GATTCTAGCTCTTCATCCTCTGACAGCGacaaagacaagaagaagaaggacaagaaaaagaagaagaagaaggataaggATGAGAAAAAG ggagaagagaaggatgaACAGGAGAAGGATGAGCTCAgcagtgctgctgctctgtcagcTGCTG GTGGTGAGAGTGCAGGGCCAAGTGGCGATGGAGATAAAAAGAAAGACGATGACAAG CTCAAGAAGGACAaagcaaaagaagatggcaaaCTGGACTCTGAATTCACTG CTGATGGTATGGAGGAGGGACACCTGAGTGATgatgagggagaaggagggatggacaAAGAcaaggacaagaagaagaagttgaagaagaagaaaaag GATTCTGGTTCTGGATCTTCTTCTGACAGCGATGATgacaaaaaagacaagaaaaagaaaaagaagaagaagaaggaaaag gattcctcctgctcctcctcttcctcctctgacaGCTCCTCCTCAGACAGTGAagatgagaaaaagaagaagaagaagaaaaagaagatgaagaagaagaaggataag gattccagctcttcttcctcttcctcctcttctgatAGCGAAgatgacaagaagaagaaaaagaaaaagaagaag AAGGACAGCTCTTCTGATGacagctcctcttcctcctcttcctcctcctctgatagtgatgatgacaag aaaaagaaaaaggacaaaaagaagaaagataagaaaaagaagaagaaggataagaagAAG GATTCTGACTCTGACAGCGACGATgataagaagaaaaagaagaaggataagaagaagaagaagaaaaagaagaaggag GACTCATCCGACAGTGACGAcgataagaagaagaagaagaagaagaaagacaagaagaaaaagaaaaagaaggat gattcttcttcttcgtcttcttcttcctctgatTCTTCTAGTGATgatgacaagaagaaaaagaagaagaagaaagataagaagaagaagaaaaagaaagacaagaaaaag GATTCAGATTCTTCTAGCAGCGATGATgataagaaaaagaagaagaagaagaagaagaagaaggagaaaaagaagaagaaaaagaag GACTCGAGCTCAAGTTCATCAAGCTCATCTGACAGTTCCAGCGGCAGTGACAAGGAGAACAAaaaggacaagaagaagaagaagaaaaag AGTTCAGGCTCATCAGGGAGTGAAAAGGacgagaagaaaaagaaa GATGGCCCTGAGGAAAGTGTGGAGCCAAAGACGGAGGGTTCGCTCCCCGTCGGCGGTGAAAGCTCAGCcgccggcagcagcagcacctccagctccaagcccagcagcagcagctccaagcccagcagcagcagctccaagcccagcagcagcagctccaagcccagcagcagcacttcGGTCGTCTCCTCCGTATCGTTCCCCTCCAAACCCGTCCTGAAGCTGGAGCCTCTGAATCCCCCGGCCGACTCCAAGCCTTCCCGATTCGAGTCTGTGATAGGCCCCTCCGGCTCCAGGCTGAGTCCCTCTGACCGAAGAGACCCCGTCCGCCGGCCCCTCAGCCCCATGGAGTCCTTGATAGGGAGCCCAAGGAGGCTGGGAGACCCAGGGAGCCGCACCACCACCCACCTCACCTCTAGTGATCTACTAAGAGGCCCCAAGCCTTACCAGCAGTGA
- the LOC139920149 gene encoding uncharacterized protein LOC139920149 isoform X7, whose translation MESSRPKAPGGADGGGGAGQPVLVLTGGVQPAAAAGQPADLGKLDGDKSEPKYPAGAGDGQELYSFDSSLSSSDSEDEGIGKKEKKKKKLKKKKKKKKDSSSSSSSSSSSSSSSSSSSSSSSSSSSSSDSDSEDEKKKKKKKKEKTKQKDEEKEFVWDAVVIPQAGPDGELEPISTEGMKVSKKSISSDADDKKKEKKKKKKKDKKKKKKKKDSSSSSSDSSSSDSEDEKKKKKKKKKKKKKDSSSSSSDSSSSSSSSSDSEDDKKKKKKKKKKTKKKKKKKDSSSSSSDSDKDKKKKDKKKKKKKDKDEKKGEEKDEQEKDELSSAAALSAAGGESAGPSGDGDKKKDDDKLKKDKAKEDGKLDSEFTADGMEEGHLSDDEGEGGMDKDKDKKKKLKKKKKDSGSGSSSDSDDDKKDKKKKKKKKKEKDSSCSSSSSSDSSSSDSEDEKKKKKKKKKMKKKKDKDSSSSSSSSSSDSEDDKKKKKKKKKKDSSSDDSSSSSSSSSSDSDDDKKKKKDKKKKDKKKKKKDKKKDSDSDSDDDKKKKKKDKKKKKKKKKEDSSDSDDDKKKKKKKKDKKKKKKKDDSSSSSSSSSDSSSDDDKKKKKKKKDKKKKKKKDKKKDSDSSSSDDDKKKKKKKKKKKEKKKKKKKDSSSSSSSSSDSSSGSDKENKKDKKKKKKKSSGSSGSEKDEKKKKDGPEESVEPKTEGSLPVGGESSAAGSSSTSSSKPSSSSSKPSSSSSKPSSSSSKPSSSTSVVSSVSFPSKPVLKLEPLNPPADSKPSRFESVIGPSGSRLSPSDRRDPVRRPLSPMESLIGSPRRLGDPGSRTTTHLTSSDLLRGPKPYQQ comes from the exons ATGGAGTCCAGCCGACCCAAAG CTCCAGGCGGAgcagatggaggtggaggtgcaGGCCAGCCAGTGCTGGTCCTTACAGGTGGAGTGCAGCCGGCAGCTGCGGCAGGCCAGCCTGCCGACCTGGGCAAGCTGGATGGAGACAAGAGTGAGCCCAAATACCCTGCAGGGGCAGGAGACGGACAG GAGCTGTACTCATTTGAcagctctctgtcctcctcagaCAGCGAGGATGAGGGGATAggcaagaaggagaagaaaaagaagaaactaaagaagaagaagaagaagaagaag GATTCCAGCtcgtcttcatcttcctcctcctcatcatcttcttcctcctcctcctcctcctcctcctcctcttcctctagcaGCTCTTCAGACAGCGACAGTGAG gatgagaagaagaagaagaaaaagaaaaaggagaagacaaagcaaaaggatgaggagaaggagTTTGTCTGGGACGCCGTTGTCATACCTCAGGCTG GTCCAGATGGCGAGCTGGAACCGATATCTACAGAAGGCATGAAGGTAAGCAAG AAGTCCATCTCATCAGACGCAGATgacaagaagaaagagaaaaagaagaagaagaagaaggacaagaagaagaagaagaagaagaag GATTCCAGCTCCTCCTCATCTGACAGCTCATCCTCAGACAGTGAggatgaaaagaagaagaagaagaagaaaaagaagaagaagaagaag GACTCCAGCTCCTCTTCTTCAGAtagctcttcctcttcatcctcctcttctgacAGCGAAgatgacaagaagaaaaagaagaagaagaaaaagaagacaaagaagaagaagaagaagaag GATTCTAGCTCTTCATCCTCTGACAGCGacaaagacaagaagaagaaggacaagaaaaagaagaagaagaaggataaggATGAGAAAAAG ggagaagagaaggatgaACAGGAGAAGGATGAGCTCAgcagtgctgctgctctgtcagcTGCTG GTGGTGAGAGTGCAGGGCCAAGTGGCGATGGAGATAAAAAGAAAGACGATGACAAG CTCAAGAAGGACAaagcaaaagaagatggcaaaCTGGACTCTGAATTCACTG CTGATGGTATGGAGGAGGGACACCTGAGTGATgatgagggagaaggagggatggacaAAGAcaaggacaagaagaagaagttgaagaagaagaaaaag GATTCTGGTTCTGGATCTTCTTCTGACAGCGATGATgacaaaaaagacaagaaaaagaaaaagaagaagaagaaggaaaag gattcctcctgctcctcctcttcctcctctgacaGCTCCTCCTCAGACAGTGAagatgagaaaaagaagaagaagaagaaaaagaagatgaagaagaagaaggataag gattccagctcttcttcctcttcctcctcttctgatAGCGAAgatgacaagaagaagaaaaagaaaaagaagaag AAGGACAGCTCTTCTGATGacagctcctcttcctcctcttcctcctcctctgatagtgatgatgacaag aaaaagaaaaaggacaaaaagaagaaagataagaaaaagaagaagaaggataagaagAAG GATTCTGACTCTGACAGCGACGATgataagaagaaaaagaagaaggataagaagaagaagaagaaaaagaagaaggag GACTCATCCGACAGTGACGAcgataagaagaagaagaagaagaagaaagacaagaagaaaaagaaaaagaaggat gattcttcttcttcgtcttcttcttcctctgatTCTTCTAGTGATgatgacaagaagaaaaagaagaagaagaaagataagaagaagaagaaaaagaaagacaagaaaaag GATTCAGATTCTTCTAGCAGCGATGATgataagaaaaagaagaagaagaagaagaagaagaaggagaaaaagaagaagaaaaagaag GACTCGAGCTCAAGTTCATCAAGCTCATCTGACAGTTCCAGCGGCAGTGACAAGGAGAACAAaaaggacaagaagaagaagaagaaaaag AGTTCAGGCTCATCAGGGAGTGAAAAGGacgagaagaaaaagaaa GATGGCCCTGAGGAAAGTGTGGAGCCAAAGACGGAGGGTTCGCTCCCCGTCGGCGGTGAAAGCTCAGCcgccggcagcagcagcacctccagctccaagcccagcagcagcagctccaagcccagcagcagcagctccaagcccagcagcagcagctccaagcccagcagcagcacttcGGTCGTCTCCTCCGTATCGTTCCCCTCCAAACCCGTCCTGAAGCTGGAGCCTCTGAATCCCCCGGCCGACTCCAAGCCTTCCCGATTCGAGTCTGTGATAGGCCCCTCCGGCTCCAGGCTGAGTCCCTCTGACCGAAGAGACCCCGTCCGCCGGCCCCTCAGCCCCATGGAGTCCTTGATAGGGAGCCCAAGGAGGCTGGGAGACCCAGGGAGCCGCACCACCACCCACCTCACCTCTAGTGATCTACTAAGAGGCCCCAAGCCTTACCAGCAGTGA
- the LOC139920149 gene encoding uncharacterized protein LOC139920149 isoform X4: MESSRPKAPGGADGGGGAGQPVLVLTGGVQPAAAAGQPADLGKLDGDKSEPKYPAGAGDGQELYSFDSSLSSSDSEDEGIGKKEKKKKKLKKKKKKKKDSSSSSSSSSSSSSSSSSSSSSSSSSSSSSDSDSEDEKKKKKKKKEKTKQKDEEKEFVWDAVVIPQAGPDGELEPISTEGMKKSISSDADDKKKEKKKKKKKDKKKKKKKKKDSSSSSSDSSSSDSEDEKKKKKKKKKKKKKKKKKKKKDSSSSSSDSSSSSSSSSDSEDDKKKKKKKKKKTKKKKKKKDSSSSSSDSDKDKKKKDKKKKKKKDKDEKKGEEKDEQEKDELSSAAALSAAGGESAGPSGDGDKKKDDDKLKKDKAKEDGKLDSEFTADGMEEGHLSDDEGEGGMDKDKDKKKKLKKKKKDSGSGSSSDSDDDKKDKKKKKKKKKEKDSSCSSSSSSDSSSSDSEDEKKKKKKKKKMKKKKDKDSSSSSSSSSSDSEDDKKKKKKKKKKDSSSDDSSSSSSSSSSDSDDDKKKKKDKKKKDKKKKKKDKKKDSDSDSDDDKKKKKKDKKKKKKKKKEDSSDSDDDKKKKKKKKDKKKKKKKDDSSSSSSSSSDSSSDDDKKKKKKKKDKKKKKKKDKKKDSDSSSSDDDKKKKKKKKKKKEKKKKKKKDSSSSSSSSSDSSSGSDKENKKDKKKKKKKSSGSSGSEKDEKKKKDGPEESVEPKTEGSLPVGGESSAAGSSSTSSSKPSSSSSKPSSSSSKPSSSSSKPSSSTSVVSSVSFPSKPVLKLEPLNPPADSKPSRFESVIGPSGSRLSPSDRRDPVRRPLSPMESLIGSPRRLGDPGSRTTTHLTSSDLLRGPKPYQQ; encoded by the exons ATGGAGTCCAGCCGACCCAAAG CTCCAGGCGGAgcagatggaggtggaggtgcaGGCCAGCCAGTGCTGGTCCTTACAGGTGGAGTGCAGCCGGCAGCTGCGGCAGGCCAGCCTGCCGACCTGGGCAAGCTGGATGGAGACAAGAGTGAGCCCAAATACCCTGCAGGGGCAGGAGACGGACAG GAGCTGTACTCATTTGAcagctctctgtcctcctcagaCAGCGAGGATGAGGGGATAggcaagaaggagaagaaaaagaagaaactaaagaagaagaagaagaagaagaag GATTCCAGCtcgtcttcatcttcctcctcctcatcatcttcttcctcctcctcctcctcctcctcctcctcttcctctagcaGCTCTTCAGACAGCGACAGTGAG gatgagaagaagaagaagaaaaagaaaaaggagaagacaaagcaaaaggatgaggagaaggagTTTGTCTGGGACGCCGTTGTCATACCTCAGGCTG GTCCAGATGGCGAGCTGGAACCGATATCTACAGAAGGCATGAAG AAGTCCATCTCATCAGACGCAGATgacaagaagaaagagaaaaagaagaagaagaagaaggacaagaagaagaagaagaagaagaagaag GATTCCAGCTCCTCCTCATCTGACAGCTCATCCTCAGACAGTGAggatgaaaagaagaagaagaagaagaaaaagaagaagaagaagaagaagaagaagaagaagaagaag GACTCCAGCTCCTCTTCTTCAGAtagctcttcctcttcatcctcctcttctgacAGCGAAgatgacaagaagaaaaagaagaagaagaaaaagaagacaaagaagaagaagaagaagaag GATTCTAGCTCTTCATCCTCTGACAGCGacaaagacaagaagaagaaggacaagaaaaagaagaagaagaaggataaggATGAGAAAAAG ggagaagagaaggatgaACAGGAGAAGGATGAGCTCAgcagtgctgctgctctgtcagcTGCTG GTGGTGAGAGTGCAGGGCCAAGTGGCGATGGAGATAAAAAGAAAGACGATGACAAG CTCAAGAAGGACAaagcaaaagaagatggcaaaCTGGACTCTGAATTCACTG CTGATGGTATGGAGGAGGGACACCTGAGTGATgatgagggagaaggagggatggacaAAGAcaaggacaagaagaagaagttgaagaagaagaaaaag GATTCTGGTTCTGGATCTTCTTCTGACAGCGATGATgacaaaaaagacaagaaaaagaaaaagaagaagaagaaggaaaag gattcctcctgctcctcctcttcctcctctgacaGCTCCTCCTCAGACAGTGAagatgagaaaaagaagaagaagaagaaaaagaagatgaagaagaagaaggataag gattccagctcttcttcctcttcctcctcttctgatAGCGAAgatgacaagaagaagaaaaagaaaaagaagaag AAGGACAGCTCTTCTGATGacagctcctcttcctcctcttcctcctcctctgatagtgatgatgacaag aaaaagaaaaaggacaaaaagaagaaagataagaaaaagaagaagaaggataagaagAAG GATTCTGACTCTGACAGCGACGATgataagaagaaaaagaagaaggataagaagaagaagaagaaaaagaagaaggag GACTCATCCGACAGTGACGAcgataagaagaagaagaagaagaagaaagacaagaagaaaaagaaaaagaaggat gattcttcttcttcgtcttcttcttcctctgatTCTTCTAGTGATgatgacaagaagaaaaagaagaagaagaaagataagaagaagaagaaaaagaaagacaagaaaaag GATTCAGATTCTTCTAGCAGCGATGATgataagaaaaagaagaagaagaagaagaagaagaaggagaaaaagaagaagaaaaagaag GACTCGAGCTCAAGTTCATCAAGCTCATCTGACAGTTCCAGCGGCAGTGACAAGGAGAACAAaaaggacaagaagaagaagaagaaaaag AGTTCAGGCTCATCAGGGAGTGAAAAGGacgagaagaaaaagaaa GATGGCCCTGAGGAAAGTGTGGAGCCAAAGACGGAGGGTTCGCTCCCCGTCGGCGGTGAAAGCTCAGCcgccggcagcagcagcacctccagctccaagcccagcagcagcagctccaagcccagcagcagcagctccaagcccagcagcagcagctccaagcccagcagcagcacttcGGTCGTCTCCTCCGTATCGTTCCCCTCCAAACCCGTCCTGAAGCTGGAGCCTCTGAATCCCCCGGCCGACTCCAAGCCTTCCCGATTCGAGTCTGTGATAGGCCCCTCCGGCTCCAGGCTGAGTCCCTCTGACCGAAGAGACCCCGTCCGCCGGCCCCTCAGCCCCATGGAGTCCTTGATAGGGAGCCCAAGGAGGCTGGGAGACCCAGGGAGCCGCACCACCACCCACCTCACCTCTAGTGATCTACTAAGAGGCCCCAAGCCTTACCAGCAGTGA